From the Helicobacter pylori genome, one window contains:
- a CDS encoding fibronectin type III domain-containing protein, producing the protein MKKKYFTLLLQSSVVLAVFIGCSSTRNHTFSALSNQENTDDKLPVVHSIKTINDVSSVGFEWPKIADTYDIDGFILYRLKKDSKLKRIATIKNPYATHYYDEGLETESSYTYQLATYKGDKISKLSEPILVKTSFINPVESVFASLEYPKSVKVFWSPHPNPSVSKYIIQRQNKDGKFLNVGAVKNRLFVEFFDKDLEDGQKYRYQIIAENFMGDKSRPSVIVEGKTKDLPKEIANVRVSQNLTRQIELSWDKSPEEDVVAYRIYASNNRNDKYKFIAQTTNTSYVDKIEKDNLTRYYKVVALDKTHLEGALPKEPAMGETSDRPEAPIITKGTIQDSSALIQWENNPSPKIATYAVYRFEANSKTPLRFGNITQNQFVDKDMRVGVAYRYQVVSVDKDGLESHPSKEVRLFLER; encoded by the coding sequence ATGAAGAAAAAATACTTCACGCTTTTATTGCAAAGTAGTGTGGTATTAGCGGTTTTTATAGGGTGTTCTTCTACCAGGAATCATACTTTTTCAGCCCTTAGTAATCAAGAAAATACAGACGATAAGCTCCCAGTGGTCCATTCCATTAAAACGATTAACGATGTGAGTTCAGTAGGCTTTGAATGGCCTAAAATCGCTGACACTTATGACATTGACGGGTTTATTTTGTATCGTTTGAAAAAAGACTCCAAGCTTAAAAGAATCGCCACCATTAAAAACCCTTATGCGACCCACTATTATGATGAGGGGTTAGAAACAGAGAGTTCCTACACTTACCAACTCGCCACTTACAAGGGCGATAAAATTTCCAAACTTTCAGAACCCATTTTAGTAAAAACCTCCTTTATCAATCCTGTAGAAAGCGTGTTTGCAAGCCTTGAATACCCTAAAAGCGTGAAAGTCTTTTGGAGCCCGCACCCAAATCCCAGCGTTTCTAAATACATCATTCAAAGGCAAAATAAAGACGGCAAATTTTTAAATGTAGGGGCTGTAAAAAACCGCTTATTCGTGGAGTTTTTTGATAAAGATTTAGAAGATGGGCAAAAATACCGCTACCAAATCATCGCCGAAAATTTCATGGGGGATAAATCCAGGCCTAGCGTCATAGTGGAGGGGAAAACCAAAGACTTGCCCAAAGAAATCGCTAATGTTAGAGTGAGCCAAAACCTCACGCGACAAATTGAATTGAGTTGGGATAAATCCCCAGAAGAAGATGTGGTGGCTTATCGCATTTACGCTTCCAATAACCGCAACGACAAATACAAATTCATCGCTCAAACCACCAACACTTCCTATGTGGATAAGATAGAAAAAGACAACCTCACGCGCTACTATAAAGTCGTCGCCCTTGATAAAACGCATCTTGAAGGGGCGTTACCCAAAGAGCCTGCCATGGGTGAGACCTCTGATAGGCCTGAAGCCCCTATCATCACTAAAGGGACTATTCAAGACTCTTCGGCCTTGATCCAATGGGAAAATAACCCAAGCCCTAAAATAGCCACTTATGCGGTGTATCGTTTTGAAGCCAATTCTAAAACCCCTTTGCGTTTTGGGAATATCACACAAAACCAGTTCGTGGATAAGGACATGAGAGTGGGCGTGGCTTACCGCTATCAGGTGGTGAGCGTGGATAAAGATGGTTTAGAGTCGCACCCAAGCAAAGAAGTGCGTTTGTTTTTAGAACGCTAA
- the trmB gene encoding tRNA (guanosine(46)-N7)-methyltransferase TrmB, with product MPHFLAKLDSKPLEYPLIRGDFCFHKEFLSLKHPTKSCVYASFKNDVFLLQKIRRAGDFLIKSEKATPLKREILKQALRIYSQSFEVISHNLQENSKHASQKKALDLETFEDFIQNNQAPILIEIGFGSARHLIELAKNNPTKTCLGIEIHTPSIAQALKQIELLDLKNLHVLQGDGRLVLESMPNHRCEKIFVHFPVPWNEKKHRRVLSEKFLNEALRVLKPRGFLELRTDDSLYFEDSLKLALKNFQCEIEIKKNAQIPVVSKYEARWNKLKKDIYDLKIYSLGLDENPTQNHALDFSFDTITINKESVGAILKTPKIIKEGYFAHVCNIYENKGDFLVELSMGDFDWPVRLFVLLAENQVFYLNKSPLKTLNNHKAHLLLQNILSQKGV from the coding sequence ATGCCCCATTTTTTAGCCAAGCTAGACTCCAAGCCTTTAGAATACCCCTTAATAAGGGGGGATTTTTGTTTTCATAAGGAATTTTTAAGCTTAAAACACCCCACTAAAAGCTGTGTGTATGCGAGTTTTAAGAATGATGTTTTTTTATTGCAAAAAATCCGGCGAGCGGGTGATTTTTTGATCAAAAGCGAAAAAGCCACGCCCTTAAAACGAGAAATTTTAAAACAAGCTTTGAGGATTTATTCGCAATCTTTTGAAGTCATTTCGCATAATTTGCAAGAAAATTCTAAACATGCGAGCCAAAAAAAAGCCCTTGATTTAGAGACTTTTGAAGATTTTATCCAAAATAATCAAGCCCCTATTTTAATAGAAATTGGTTTTGGGAGCGCAAGGCATTTGATAGAATTGGCCAAAAACAACCCCACTAAAACATGCTTAGGGATAGAGATTCACACCCCATCTATCGCGCAAGCGTTAAAACAAATTGAATTATTGGATTTAAAAAATCTGCATGTCTTGCAAGGCGATGGCCGTTTGGTTTTAGAAAGCATGCCAAATCACAGGTGCGAGAAAATTTTTGTGCATTTCCCTGTGCCATGGAATGAGAAAAAACACCGCCGGGTGCTAAGCGAAAAGTTTTTAAACGAAGCTTTAAGAGTTTTAAAGCCTAGAGGGTTTTTGGAATTACGAACCGATGATAGCCTTTATTTTGAAGACAGCCTAAAATTAGCCCTAAAAAACTTTCAATGCGAGATAGAAATCAAAAAAAACGCTCAAATCCCGGTGGTCAGCAAGTATGAAGCGCGTTGGAATAAACTCAAAAAAGATATTTATGATTTAAAAATTTATTCTTTAGGATTGGATGAAAACCCTACTCAAAACCATGCATTGGATTTTTCTTTTGATACAATAACGATTAATAAAGAAAGCGTTGGAGCGATTTTAAAAACCCCAAAAATCATCAAGGAAGGGTATTTTGCGCATGTTTGTAATATTTATGAGAATAAGGGGGATTTTTTAGTGGAATTGAGTATGGGGGATTTTGATTGGCCTGTGCGTTTGTTTGTTTTATTGGCAGAAAATCAAGTTTTTTACCTCAATAAAAGCCCCTTAAAAACCTTAAACAACCACAAAGCGCACCTCTTGCTTCAAAATATCCTAAGCCAAAAGGGAGTTTGA
- a CDS encoding ABC transporter ATP-binding protein, with the protein MSVIIAANNLCLQYQQNEPVIKHANLRIKRKDFVFISGPSGSGKSTLLRSFYGDLKVFSGKLEVCNINMNNASKATILDLRKNIGVVFQDYKLIQDYTIEQNIKLPMIICGIKKEECHLQLEKLLGHIDLRHKANRYPKELSGGEQQRVAMARAMANCPELILADEPTGNLDDYSSDKIWSLLRGMNTQLNATIVVVTHKFPKNFSAYHRKFYIEEGEVYEYS; encoded by the coding sequence ATGAGCGTGATCATCGCAGCGAATAATCTATGCTTGCAATACCAGCAAAACGAACCGGTCATTAAACATGCTAATTTACGCATCAAACGAAAAGACTTCGTGTTCATTTCAGGGCCTAGCGGGAGCGGTAAAAGCACGCTTTTGCGTTCGTTTTATGGGGATTTGAAGGTTTTTAGCGGTAAATTAGAAGTTTGCAATATCAACATGAATAACGCTTCAAAAGCGACGATTTTAGATTTGCGTAAAAATATTGGCGTGGTTTTCCAAGATTATAAATTGATCCAAGATTACACGATTGAACAAAACATCAAACTACCGATGATCATTTGCGGAATCAAAAAAGAAGAATGCCACTTGCAGCTAGAAAAACTTTTAGGGCATATTGATTTACGCCATAAGGCCAACCGCTACCCTAAAGAGCTCAGTGGGGGCGAACAACAGCGAGTGGCTATGGCTAGGGCTATGGCGAACTGCCCTGAACTCATTTTAGCCGATGAACCTACTGGGAATTTAGACGATTATTCTAGCGATAAAATCTGGAGCCTGTTAAGGGGCATGAACACGCAATTAAACGCTACGATCGTGGTGGTTACACACAAATTCCCTAAAAATTTTAGTGCTTATCACCGAAAATTTTACATAGAAGAGGGGGAAGTTTATGAATACTCTTAA
- a CDS encoding FtsX-like permease family protein, whose protein sequence is MNTLKKHLAFIIPLVALLFSLECVLFINQAIAQKEKKLIEDYSIVLASTQKLGLELLRQNFNEIIALKEIDPNYSLEPLQKTLGADGLKELKKNLPFFYSLQLSTFPTQERLENIKEKLLKIPGVQKVEVFAKTYMQVYDLLSLIKATIYIFALVVFVLSVLLMFKQVRIWIYQYHERLEIMDLLGASVSFKNGFLYKIALMDSLIASFLAPMFMLYITSQKGFEKTMDTLGIIGGAFVLNHFLWGLLFSLVVSFVSVLLVAWRTRHV, encoded by the coding sequence ATGAATACTCTTAAAAAGCATTTAGCCTTTATCATTCCCCTAGTAGCGTTATTGTTTAGCTTGGAGTGTGTGTTATTTATCAATCAAGCGATCGCGCAAAAAGAAAAAAAATTGATTGAAGATTATTCAATCGTGTTAGCCAGCACGCAAAAATTAGGCTTGGAATTGTTGCGTCAAAATTTTAACGAAATCATAGCGTTAAAAGAAATTGATCCTAATTATTCTTTAGAACCTCTTCAAAAAACTTTAGGCGCAGACGGGCTTAAGGAATTAAAAAAAAATTTACCCTTTTTTTATTCTTTACAACTTTCCACATTCCCCACTCAAGAGCGTTTAGAAAACATTAAAGAAAAATTGCTCAAAATCCCTGGCGTTCAAAAAGTTGAAGTCTTTGCCAAAACTTACATGCAAGTGTATGATCTCTTAAGCTTGATTAAAGCCACGATTTATATCTTTGCGTTAGTGGTCTTTGTTTTATCGGTTTTATTGATGTTCAAGCAAGTCCGCATCTGGATCTATCAATACCATGAGAGGTTAGAGATCATGGATTTACTAGGGGCTTCGGTGTCTTTTAAAAACGGGTTTTTGTATAAAATAGCTTTAATGGATTCTCTAATCGCTAGTTTTTTAGCCCCCATGTTCATGCTCTATATCACTTCGCAAAAAGGTTTTGAAAAAACGATGGATACTTTGGGTATTATAGGAGGCGCGTTTGTTTTAAACCATTTTTTATGGGGACTGCTTTTTAGCCTTGTGGTCTCATTTGTTTCTGTTTTACTTGTAGCTTGGAGGACTAGACATGTATAA
- a CDS encoding murein hydrolase activator EnvC family protein: protein MYKLGIFLLATLLSANTQKVSDIAKDIQHKETLLKKTHEEKNQLNSRLSSLGEAIRSKELQKVEIERQMVALKKSLEKNRNESLAQEKVLTNYRKSLDHLQKQRSFLQKRVFDTLLEDFLFSQALKGQNLASSNDVILQVAFENLHQSTLSKMSQLSQEEKDLNTQALKVKSSIQKISSIIDEQKTREVTLKSLQTEQNKLILSMQKDYAIYNQRLTLLEKERQNLNALLKRLNIIKQNRENEERVSLKKSSQALEVKQVASSYQNINTTSYNGPKTIAPLNDYEVVQKFGPYIDPVYNLKIFSESITLVSKTPNALVRNVLDGKIVFAKEINMLKKVVIIEHKNGIRTIYSQLDKIAPTIKSGMRIQKGYVLGRIEQRLGFEVTMREKHINPLELIARN from the coding sequence ATGTATAAATTAGGAATATTTTTATTAGCCACCTTACTATCAGCTAACACGCAAAAAGTGAGCGATATTGCTAAAGACATCCAACACAAAGAAACCCTCTTGAAAAAAACCCATGAAGAAAAAAACCAACTGAACAGCCGTTTGAGTTCTTTAGGCGAAGCGATCCGCTCTAAAGAGCTTCAAAAGGTTGAGATTGAACGCCAAATGGTCGCCTTAAAAAAGAGTCTTGAAAAAAATCGTAACGAAAGTTTGGCTCAAGAAAAAGTCCTAACCAACTACCGCAAGTCTTTAGATCATTTGCAAAAACAGCGATCGTTTTTACAAAAGAGGGTATTTGATACGCTTTTAGAGGATTTTCTTTTCTCACAAGCCCTAAAGGGGCAGAATTTAGCCTCTTCTAATGATGTGATTTTACAAGTGGCGTTTGAAAACTTGCACCAAAGCACTCTGTCTAAAATGTCGCAATTGAGCCAAGAAGAAAAAGATCTCAATACGCAAGCCTTAAAAGTCAAAAGCAGCATTCAAAAAATCTCATCTATTATAGATGAGCAAAAAACTCGTGAAGTAACCTTAAAATCCTTGCAAACCGAACAAAATAAGCTCATTTTGAGCATGCAAAAAGACTATGCGATCTATAACCAACGATTAACCCTTTTAGAGAAAGAGCGCCAAAATTTAAACGCTCTTTTAAAACGCTTGAATATCATCAAACAAAATAGAGAAAATGAAGAGAGGGTCAGTTTGAAAAAATCTTCTCAAGCCTTAGAAGTCAAACAAGTGGCTAGCTCTTATCAAAATATCAACACCACGAGCTATAACGGGCCAAAAACGATCGCTCCCTTGAACGATTATGAAGTGGTGCAAAAATTTGGCCCCTATATTGACCCGGTTTATAATTTAAAAATTTTTAGCGAGTCTATCACGCTAGTGTCAAAAACCCCAAACGCTTTGGTGCGTAACGTTTTAGACGGGAAAATCGTGTTCGCTAAAGAAATCAACATGCTTAAAAAAGTCGTTATCATTGAGCATAAAAACGGCATCCGCACGATTTATTCTCAACTGGATAAAATCGCCCCCACCATTAAAAGCGGCATGCGGATCCAAAAAGGCTATGTTTTAGGGCGCATTGAGCAACGCTTGGGCTTTGAAGTTACCATGAGAGAAAAACACATCAACCCCTTAGAACTCATCGCACGCAATTAA
- a CDS encoding FlaG family protein, which yields MVNEVQGIGIPASHASVQTTPTKEISRANAINTIESTIDESKTTIDPDQYKPKLELLSERLNEEMKRIGTDINFSYNDTIKGLVVSVKDANGDKVIREIPSKEAVELMQRMRDVIGIIFDKRG from the coding sequence ATGGTCAATGAAGTTCAAGGGATTGGGATTCCCGCATCTCATGCAAGCGTTCAAACAACCCCTACAAAAGAGATCAGTCGTGCAAACGCTATAAACACTATAGAAAGCACTATAGATGAATCTAAGACAACGATAGACCCTGATCAATACAAACCCAAGCTAGAATTATTGAGCGAGCGTCTGAATGAAGAAATGAAACGCATTGGCACGGATATTAATTTCAGTTATAACGATACGATCAAAGGGTTAGTGGTTTCAGTCAAAGACGCTAATGGGGATAAGGTGATAAGAGAAATACCCTCTAAAGAAGCCGTGGAGCTTATGCAAAGAATGCGCGATGTGATAGGCATTATCTTTGATAAAAGAGGCTAA
- the fliD gene encoding flagellar filament capping protein FliD, with translation MAIGSLSSLGLGSKVLNYDVIDKLKDADEKALIAPLDKKMEQNVEKQKALVEIKTLLSSLKGPVKTLSDYSTYISRKSNVTGDALSASVGAGVPIQDIKVDVQNLAQGDINELGAKFSSRDDIFSQVDTTLKFYTQNKDYAVDIKAGMTLGDVAQSITDATNGEVMGIVMKTGGNDPYQLMVNTKNTGEDNRVYFGSHLQSTLTNKNALSLGVDGSGKSELSLNLKGADGNMHEVPIMLELPESTSIKQKNTAIQKAIEQALENDPNFKDLIANGDISIDTLHGGESLIINDRRGGNIEIKGSKAKELGFLQTATQESDLLKSSRTIKEGKLEGVISLNGQKLDLKALTKESNTSEENTDAIIQAINAKEGLNAFKNAEGKLVINSKTGMLTIKGEDALGKNSLKDLGLNAGMVQSYEASQDTLFMSKNLQKASDSQFTYNGVSITRPTNEVNDVISGVNITLEQTTEPNKPAIISVSRDNQAIIDSLKEFVKAYNELIPKLDEDTRYDADTKIAGIFNGVGDIRAIRSSLNNVFSYSVHTDNGVESLMKYGLSLDDKGVMSLDEAKLSSALNSNPKATQDFFYGSDSKDMGGREIHQEGIFSKFNQVIANLIDGGNAKLKIYEDSLDRDAKSLTKDKENAQELLKTRYNIMAERFAAYDSQISKANQKFNSVQMMIDQAAAKKN, from the coding sequence ATGGCAATAGGTTCATTAAGCTCATTAGGGCTTGGCAGTAAGGTTTTGAATTACGATGTGATTGACAAGCTTAAGGACGCTGATGAAAAAGCTTTAATCGCCCCCCTAGACAAGAAAATGGAGCAAAATGTTGAAAAACAAAAAGCCCTTGTGGAAATTAAAACGCTCCTTTCATCTCTAAAAGGCCCGGTTAAAACGCTCTCAGATTATTCCACTTATATCAGCCGAAAAAGCAATGTTACAGGCGATGCGTTGAGCGCGAGCGTGGGGGCTGGCGTGCCTATCCAAGATATTAAGGTGGATGTGCAAAATTTAGCGCAAGGCGATATTAACGAATTAGGGGCGAAATTTTCTTCAAGAGATGATATTTTTAGCCAAGTGGATACCACGCTCAAGTTTTACACGCAAAACAAGGACTACGCCGTTGATATTAAAGCAGGAATGACTTTAGGCGATGTGGCTCAAAGCATCACGGACGCTACCAATGGCGAAGTGATGGGCATTGTGATGAAAACAGGAGGGAATGACCCCTACCAATTAATGGTGAATACCAAAAACACCGGCGAAGACAACCGAGTCTATTTTGGCTCACACCTCCAATCCACGCTCACTAACAAAAACGCCCTTTCTTTGGGGGTTGATGGAAGCGGAAAAAGCGAATTGAGTTTGAATTTAAAGGGGGCTGATGGGAACATGCATGAAGTCCCTATCATGCTAGAACTCCCTGAAAGCACTTCTATCAAACAAAAAAACACCGCAATCCAAAAAGCGATAGAGCAGGCTTTAGAAAATGACCCTAATTTTAAAGATTTGATCGCTAATGGGGATATTTCCATAGACACTCTTCATGGGGGGGAATCTTTAATCATTAATGACAGGCGTGGGGGAAACATTGAAATTAAAGGGAGTAAGGCTAAAGAGCTTGGGTTTTTGCAAACCGCCACCCAAGAAAGCGATTTGTTAAAAAGCTCTCGCACGATAAAAGAGGGTAAATTAGAAGGGGTAATTAGCTTGAATGGCCAAAAACTGGATTTAAAAGCCTTAACCAAAGAGAGCAACACCAGCGAAGAAAACACAGACGCTATCATTCAAGCGATCAACGCTAAAGAAGGCTTGAACGCGTTTAAGAACGCCGAAGGCAAGCTTGTGATCAATTCTAAAACCGGAATGCTCACCATTAAGGGCGAGGACGCTTTAGGCAAGAATAGTTTGAAAGATTTGGGTTTAAATGCTGGCATGGTGCAATCTTATGAAGCTTCGCAAGACACGCTTTTTATGTCTAAAAACTTACAAAAAGCGAGCGATTCGCAATTCACTTATAACGGGGTGAGCATCACGCGCCCCACTAATGAGGTCAATGATGTGATCAGTGGGGTTAATATCACTTTAGAGCAAACCACAGAGCCTAATAAACCTGCCATTATCAGCGTGAGCAGAGACAATCAAGCCATTATAGACAGCCTTAAAGAATTTGTCAAAGCCTATAATGAGCTTATCCCTAAACTAGATGAAGACACGCGCTATGACGCTGACACTAAAATTGCCGGGATTTTTAACGGCGTGGGCGATATTCGTGCCATTAGATCCTCTCTTAATAACGTGTTTTCTTATAGCGTGCATACGGATAATGGGGTAGAAAGCTTGATGAAGTACGGGCTTAGTTTAGACGATAAGGGCGTGATGAGTTTGGATGAAGCTAAATTATCAAGTGCATTAAATTCTAACCCTAAAGCGACTCAAGATTTTTTTTATGGGAGCGACAGCAAGGATATGGGGGGTAGGGAAATCCACCAAGAGGGCATTTTTTCTAAATTCAATCAAGTCATCGCTAACCTCATAGACGGAGGGAACGCTAAATTAAAGATTTATGAAGATTCCCTAGACAGAGACGCTAAAAGCCTGACCAAAGACAAAGAAAACGCTCAAGAGCTTTTAAAAACCCGCTACAACATCATGGCGGAGCGCTTTGCCGCTTATGATAGTCAAATTTCTAAAGCCAATCAAAAATTCAACTCCGTGCAAATGATGATCGATCAAGCGGCGGCTAAAAAGAATTAA
- the fliS gene encoding flagellar export chaperone FliS, whose product MQYANAYQAYQHNRVSVESPAKLIEMLYEGILRFSSQAKRCIENEDIEKKIYYINRVTDIFTELLNILDYEKGGEVAVYLTGLYTHQIKVLTQANVENDASKIDLVLNVARGLLEAWREIHSDELA is encoded by the coding sequence ATGCAATACGCTAACGCTTATCAAGCCTACCAGCATAACCGAGTGAGTGTGGAATCCCCGGCAAAACTCATTGAAATGCTTTATGAAGGGATTTTAAGATTTTCTTCGCAAGCCAAACGCTGTATTGAAAATGAAGACATTGAAAAAAAGATTTATTATATTAATAGGGTTACGGATATTTTCACGGAGTTGTTGAATATTTTAGACTATGAAAAAGGGGGGGAAGTAGCGGTGTATCTTACAGGCTTATACACCCATCAAATCAAAGTTTTAACGCAAGCCAATGTGGAAAATGACGCGAGTAAGATTGATTTGGTGTTGAATGTGGCTAGGGGGTTGTTAGAAGCATGGAGGGAAATCCATTCAGATGAACTCGCCTGA
- a CDS encoding tRNA threonylcarbamoyladenosine dehydratase, protein MSEPIDRFTRIRWLFKNDFEKIRQQRVLICGVGGVGGFALDSLYRVGIGQITIIDKDVFDVTNQNRQIGSERIGESKVLVLQDLYKGIQALNYRIDEAFLNSFNFRDYDYILDCMDDLPIKTSLAIKCQNFAYGKFISSMGSAKRLNPKHIQVGSVWESYGDKFGRKFRDFLKKRCFKGDFKVVFSPEVPHCIELGSFNAVTASFGLQIASEVVQDIIKNERQWNERLRRRIGRF, encoded by the coding sequence TTGTCTGAACCCATAGATAGATTCACGCGCATAAGGTGGTTGTTTAAAAACGATTTTGAAAAAATCCGCCAACAAAGGGTTTTAATCTGTGGCGTGGGGGGCGTTGGGGGCTTTGCACTAGATTCTTTGTATCGTGTGGGGATAGGGCAAATCACTATCATTGATAAAGACGTGTTTGATGTGACCAATCAAAACCGCCAGATTGGCTCAGAAAGGATAGGAGAATCTAAAGTGTTGGTGTTGCAAGATCTCTATAAGGGCATTCAAGCTTTGAATTATCGCATAGATGAAGCGTTTTTAAATTCATTTAATTTTAGAGATTATGATTACATTTTAGATTGCATGGACGATTTGCCTATTAAAACAAGCCTAGCGATAAAATGTCAAAATTTCGCTTACGGGAAGTTTATCAGCTCTATGGGGAGTGCGAAGCGTTTGAATCCTAAACACATCCAAGTGGGGAGCGTTTGGGAAAGCTATGGCGATAAATTTGGGCGTAAATTTAGGGATTTTTTAAAAAAACGCTGTTTTAAAGGGGATTTTAAGGTGGTTTTTAGCCCTGAAGTCCCACATTGCATAGAGCTTGGGAGTTTTAATGCGGTTACGGCGAGTTTTGGTTTGCAAATAGCGAGTGAAGTCGTACAAGATATTATCAAAAATGAAAGGCAGTGGAATGAAAGATTACGAAGACGAATTGGAAGATTTTGA
- a CDS encoding carbon-nitrogen hydrolase has product MIRASVLQHAYCGSRKKTIEHTANLLEQALKKHPKTNLVVLQELNPYSYFCQSENPKFFDLGEYFEEDKAFFSALAQKFQVVLIASLFEKRAKGLYHNSAVVFEKDGSIAGVYRKMHIPDDPGFYEKFYFTPGDLGFEPIATSVGKLGLMVCWDQWYPEAARIMALKGAEILIYPSAIGFLEEDSNEEKKRQQNAWETIQRGHAIANGLPLIATNRVGVELDPSGAIKGGITFFGSSFVVGALGEFLAKASDKEEILYAEIDLERTEEVRRMWPFLRDRRIDFYNDLLKRYIN; this is encoded by the coding sequence ATGATTCGCGCGAGCGTCCTCCAGCATGCTTATTGCGGCTCTAGAAAAAAAACCATAGAGCATACAGCCAACCTGCTTGAACAAGCGCTAAAAAAACACCCTAAAACCAATTTAGTGGTGTTGCAAGAATTGAACCCTTATAGTTATTTTTGCCAGAGCGAGAACCCTAAATTTTTTGATTTGGGCGAGTATTTTGAAGAAGATAAGGCTTTTTTTAGCGCTTTAGCTCAAAAATTTCAAGTGGTGCTTATCGCTTCTTTATTTGAAAAGCGCGCTAAAGGGTTGTATCACAACAGCGCGGTTGTGTTTGAAAAAGATGGCTCAATCGCTGGAGTGTATCGCAAAATGCACATTCCTGATGATCCGGGGTTTTATGAAAAATTTTATTTCACGCCAGGGGATTTGGGCTTTGAGCCTATTGCTACAAGCGTGGGGAAATTAGGGCTTATGGTGTGTTGGGATCAGTGGTATCCTGAAGCAGCAAGGATCATGGCTTTAAAAGGGGCAGAAATTTTAATCTACCCTAGCGCGATAGGGTTTTTAGAAGAAGATTCTAATGAAGAAAAAAAGCGTCAGCAAAACGCATGGGAGACGATCCAAAGAGGGCATGCGATCGCTAATGGCTTGCCTTTGATTGCGACTAACAGAGTGGGCGTGGAGTTAGATCCTAGTGGGGCGATTAAGGGGGGCATTACTTTTTTTGGCTCTAGTTTTGTGGTGGGGGCTTTAGGCGAATTTTTGGCTAAAGCGAGCGATAAAGAAGAAATTTTGTATGCGGAAATTGATTTAGAACGCACCGAAGAAGTGCGCCGAATGTGGCCGTTTCTAAGAGACAGACGCATTGATTTTTATAACGATTTGTTGAAACGCTATATCAATTAG